One window of Armatimonadota bacterium genomic DNA carries:
- a CDS encoding acylphosphatase, with protein sequence MAQPRLHAIIRGRVQMVGFRAFVQRRALELGLAGCARNTPEGTVEVVAEGPRERLEPLLADLHRGPPAARVDGVDVRWEQGDGTFRSFRIGC encoded by the coding sequence ATGGCGCAACCGCGCCTGCATGCGATCATACGGGGGCGGGTGCAGATGGTAGGCTTCCGGGCGTTCGTGCAGAGACGGGCGCTCGAGCTCGGGCTTGCCGGCTGCGCGCGCAACACGCCCGAGGGCACGGTCGAAGTCGTAGCCGAGGGGCCGCGGGAGCGCCTGGAGCCTTTGCTCGCCGATCTGCATCGCGGGCCGCCCGCGGCACGGGTGGACGGCGTTGACGTGCGGTGGGAGCAGGGGGATGGTACATTTCGCTCCTTCCGGATCGGCTGCTGA
- the holA gene encoding DNA polymerase III subunit delta: MPTLSATEFRRNHYDPQGQWCLLHGPEHELKLRVRSAIINRLVAPEDRGYAVETMTLAKGARAAAVMRGAQTPAMLGATRVVVVESIENLSAGEQRELARGLQVAPSTTVILVEGTRGQHGGDRPRGADRAGRLSRELMEAVADAGSVVECQTPTRDDAAAWVAAEAHALGAAIKPAAAAMLVERVGADLGRLSREVEKLSLLAVGDEGITTQHIEEATAPTPEDNIFAVGDAIGVGDGDRALAALRDLMLYQGVEPTTALAFMARQLRLIWQARVLLDAGWRGGAEVPAAAQALLPERNDIRQYLGGRRWLVNRLLGQARRFPWPRLIHAVRRVLTAELSLKGVGAGISDPRIALEMLALDLCRWDGRSATGEG, translated from the coding sequence ATGCCCACGCTCTCCGCAACCGAGTTCCGCCGCAACCACTATGACCCACAGGGGCAATGGTGCCTGCTGCATGGGCCCGAGCACGAGCTCAAGCTGCGCGTGCGCAGTGCCATCATCAACCGCCTGGTGGCGCCCGAAGATCGCGGATACGCCGTGGAGACGATGACGCTGGCCAAGGGCGCGCGGGCGGCCGCGGTCATGCGCGGGGCGCAGACGCCGGCGATGCTGGGCGCGACGCGAGTCGTGGTCGTGGAGTCGATCGAGAACCTGTCCGCGGGCGAGCAACGCGAGCTGGCGCGAGGGCTCCAGGTGGCCCCGAGCACCACCGTGATCCTGGTCGAAGGCACTCGCGGTCAGCACGGCGGTGACCGCCCCCGGGGGGCCGACAGAGCGGGGCGCTTGAGTCGCGAACTGATGGAGGCGGTGGCGGACGCGGGCAGCGTCGTCGAGTGTCAGACCCCGACGCGCGACGACGCCGCGGCCTGGGTCGCGGCGGAGGCGCACGCGCTGGGCGCGGCGATCAAACCCGCGGCCGCAGCCATGCTGGTGGAACGCGTCGGCGCCGACCTCGGCCGGCTCTCGCGCGAGGTCGAGAAGCTCTCCCTGCTGGCGGTCGGGGATGAAGGAATCACCACCCAGCACATTGAGGAGGCGACGGCGCCGACGCCGGAGGACAACATCTTCGCGGTGGGTGACGCTATTGGGGTCGGAGACGGCGACCGGGCGCTGGCTGCGCTGCGCGACCTCATGCTTTACCAGGGCGTCGAGCCGACCACGGCCCTCGCCTTCATGGCCCGTCAATTGCGCTTGATCTGGCAGGCGCGGGTGCTGCTTGACGCAGGCTGGCGGGGGGGCGCCGAGGTGCCGGCGGCGGCGCAGGCCCTGCTGCCCGAGCGCAACGACATCCGCCAGTATCTCGGCGGACGCCGCTGGCTCGTCAACCGCCTGCTGGGGCAGGCGCGCCGATTCCCCTGGCCGCGGTTGATCCACGCGGTGCGCCGGGTGCTGACTGCGGAGCTGTCGCTGAAGGGCGTCGGCGCCGGGATCAGCGATCCTCGCATCGCGTTGGAGATGCTGGCGCTGGACCTGTGCCGATGGGATGGGCGCTCCGCGACGGGCGAGGGATGA